From the Ciona intestinalis chromosome 2, KH, whole genome shotgun sequence genome, one window contains:
- the LOC100180364 gene encoding uncharacterized protein LOC100180364 isoform X1 gives MENVPADCNALIPMLHSIDQEHYLPTNLQFPVNSHQNVVYAQYPVPYQTPTWPLQPTFMDMSQMPQMPQCPIRFTDMQVTMGKEASDVTAVQSKEMYNINCTTDQSRRTIKTSYIRTNMTSSANVNHLGVFPKQILQPPSVESSVAEQSISNRFKNIPHQLVSTVVSGQSKNLPLSCSMTNAKIEQPMKETKVEDSGASLECKATLYQIKDVVATNQENIGNCENTSFTPIRNSEQVEGEKSASDNKSTVDTKPSGDARLTSEVQSENTFQEVKFIRMTTEVVDTNVNNLNTSCDKDEVTDSTKEPEISLPSCIQKLNKPPVRVLNESLRCHTCDVYVNSENQMKQHVKSLRHKSVAQGIPIPPKPIKDEKVKVKSDQYRCTVCKVCLNSYIQMTQHLSSLRHKNMLEGKPQKPRWCPYERNPPSALTSMSVPFPKSYLSPYFIRSNTIGGQQVSSMATSLLDMQGSAESLLLPQHYMNALTGSSYMKDTPIVLSENRYVEAREVAYIACQPSFPSLPLQPLPQILDFS, from the exons ATGGAGAACGTTCCTGCGGATTGCAATGCATTGATACCAATGCTTCATTCTATTGATCAAGAACATTATTTACCTACAAATCTTCAATTCCCCGTTAACTCGCACCAAAACGTGGTTTATGCGCAATATCCTGTTCCGTATCAGACACCAACATGGCCGCTCCAGCCAACGTTTATGGACATGTCTCAAATGCCACAGATGCCTCAATGCCCTATACGATTTACCGATATGCAAGTCACAATGGGAAAAGAAGCAAGTGACGTAACCGCTGTGCAATCGAAAGAAATGTACAACATCAACTGTACAACTGATCAGAGCCGCAGGACAATTAAAACGAGTTATATCAGAaccaatatgacgtcatccg CTAACGTTAACCATCTGGGAGTTTTTCCTAAACAAATACTGCAACCGCCGAGCGTTGAATCATCTGTCGCAGAGCAATCGATCTCCAACCGTTTCAAAAATATCCCACACCAGCTGGTAAGTACGGTCGTCAGTGGTCAGTCAAAG AATTTGCCTCTAAGCTGTTCAATGACCAATGCGAAGATAGAACAACCAatgaaag AAACCAAGGTAGAGGACTCGGGCGCTTCACTTGAGTGCAAAGCCACACTTTATCAAATCAAGGATGTAGTAGCAACTAATCAAGAAAATATCGGGAACTGCGAAAACACATCTTTTACGCCAATAAGGAACTCGGAACAAGTAGAAGGAGAAAAGTCAGCTAGCGACAATAAATCAACAGTTGATACGAAGCCAAGTGGTGACGCAAGGCTGACTAGCGAAGTTCAATCGGAAAACACATTTCAG gaGGTCAAATTCATTCGCATGACCACGGAGGTAGTTGACACAAATGTAAACAACCTCAACACTTCATGCGATAAAGACGAGGTAACTGATTCTACTAAAGAACCCGAGATCTCTCTTCCGAGTTGCATCCAAAAACTTAATAAACCTCCAGTTAGAG tccTAAACGAATCACTTCGTTGCCACACGTGTGACGTTTATGTCAATTCTGAAAATCAAATGAAACAGCACGTTAAAAGCTTGAGGCACAAAAGCGTCGCGCAAGGAATCCCAATTCCACCCAAGCCAATAAAAGACGAAAAAGTTAAAGTCAAATCG GACCAATACAGATGCACAGTTTGCAAAGTATGTCTCAACTCATATATTCAAATGACACAG CACTTATCGAGTCTAAGGCACAAAAACATGCTGGAGGGAAAACCACAAAAACCACGTTGGTGTCCTTATGAAAGAAACCCACCCAGTGCATTAACCTCAATG AGTGTACCGTTTCCTAAATCGTATCTATCGCCTTATTTCATTCGTTCAAACACGATCGGTGGACAACAAGTATCAAGCATGGCGACATCACTATTGGACATGCAAGGATCAGCCGAGAGTTTGCTGCTTCCCCAACATTACATGAACGCATTGACTGGCAGTTCCTATATGAAAGACACACCGATTGTTTTATCAGAAAACCGCTACGTTGAGGCACGAGAAGTTGCTTACATTGCATGTCAACCAAGTTTCCCAAGCTTACCGTTACAACCTCTACCACAAATTCTCGATTTTTCGTGA
- the LOC100180364 gene encoding uncharacterized protein LOC100180364 isoform X2, whose protein sequence is MENVPADCNALIPMLHSIDQEHYLPTNLQFPVNSHQNVVYAQYPVPYQTPTWPLQPTFMDMSQMPQMPQCPIRFTDMQVTMGKEASDVTAVQSKEMYNINCTTDQSRRTIKTSYIRTNMTSSANVNHLGVFPKQILQPPSVESSVAEQSISNRFKNIPHQLNLPLSCSMTNAKIEQPMKETKVEDSGASLECKATLYQIKDVVATNQENIGNCENTSFTPIRNSEQVEGEKSASDNKSTVDTKPSGDARLTSEVQSENTFQEVKFIRMTTEVVDTNVNNLNTSCDKDEVTDSTKEPEISLPSCIQKLNKPPVRVLNESLRCHTCDVYVNSENQMKQHVKSLRHKSVAQGIPIPPKPIKDEKVKVKSDQYRCTVCKVCLNSYIQMTQHLSSLRHKNMLEGKPQKPRWCPYERNPPSALTSMSVPFPKSYLSPYFIRSNTIGGQQVSSMATSLLDMQGSAESLLLPQHYMNALTGSSYMKDTPIVLSENRYVEAREVAYIACQPSFPSLPLQPLPQILDFS, encoded by the exons ATGGAGAACGTTCCTGCGGATTGCAATGCATTGATACCAATGCTTCATTCTATTGATCAAGAACATTATTTACCTACAAATCTTCAATTCCCCGTTAACTCGCACCAAAACGTGGTTTATGCGCAATATCCTGTTCCGTATCAGACACCAACATGGCCGCTCCAGCCAACGTTTATGGACATGTCTCAAATGCCACAGATGCCTCAATGCCCTATACGATTTACCGATATGCAAGTCACAATGGGAAAAGAAGCAAGTGACGTAACCGCTGTGCAATCGAAAGAAATGTACAACATCAACTGTACAACTGATCAGAGCCGCAGGACAATTAAAACGAGTTATATCAGAaccaatatgacgtcatccg CTAACGTTAACCATCTGGGAGTTTTTCCTAAACAAATACTGCAACCGCCGAGCGTTGAATCATCTGTCGCAGAGCAATCGATCTCCAACCGTTTCAAAAATATCCCACACCAGCTG AATTTGCCTCTAAGCTGTTCAATGACCAATGCGAAGATAGAACAACCAatgaaag AAACCAAGGTAGAGGACTCGGGCGCTTCACTTGAGTGCAAAGCCACACTTTATCAAATCAAGGATGTAGTAGCAACTAATCAAGAAAATATCGGGAACTGCGAAAACACATCTTTTACGCCAATAAGGAACTCGGAACAAGTAGAAGGAGAAAAGTCAGCTAGCGACAATAAATCAACAGTTGATACGAAGCCAAGTGGTGACGCAAGGCTGACTAGCGAAGTTCAATCGGAAAACACATTTCAG gaGGTCAAATTCATTCGCATGACCACGGAGGTAGTTGACACAAATGTAAACAACCTCAACACTTCATGCGATAAAGACGAGGTAACTGATTCTACTAAAGAACCCGAGATCTCTCTTCCGAGTTGCATCCAAAAACTTAATAAACCTCCAGTTAGAG tccTAAACGAATCACTTCGTTGCCACACGTGTGACGTTTATGTCAATTCTGAAAATCAAATGAAACAGCACGTTAAAAGCTTGAGGCACAAAAGCGTCGCGCAAGGAATCCCAATTCCACCCAAGCCAATAAAAGACGAAAAAGTTAAAGTCAAATCG GACCAATACAGATGCACAGTTTGCAAAGTATGTCTCAACTCATATATTCAAATGACACAG CACTTATCGAGTCTAAGGCACAAAAACATGCTGGAGGGAAAACCACAAAAACCACGTTGGTGTCCTTATGAAAGAAACCCACCCAGTGCATTAACCTCAATG AGTGTACCGTTTCCTAAATCGTATCTATCGCCTTATTTCATTCGTTCAAACACGATCGGTGGACAACAAGTATCAAGCATGGCGACATCACTATTGGACATGCAAGGATCAGCCGAGAGTTTGCTGCTTCCCCAACATTACATGAACGCATTGACTGGCAGTTCCTATATGAAAGACACACCGATTGTTTTATCAGAAAACCGCTACGTTGAGGCACGAGAAGTTGCTTACATTGCATGTCAACCAAGTTTCCCAAGCTTACCGTTACAACCTCTACCACAAATTCTCGATTTTTCGTGA
- the LOC100182751 gene encoding uncharacterized protein LOC100182751 encodes MAPGTQAISITPSSFFLLNSNKVDVKKKVKLAKYIWVSSFVNLPHKEQSLLGWLTSSITQLKCNSGSDARCLWSTLAEVLSSKQLDACIKDGSSNLVIGPSFTKTFVRALEQQDNIEILFDLLTVGMCLLRLKLFSVETSKLELFFDYISALVSIHNRLHDNKEHSDVRKKVGLLLQDVLKQLLNHLSKATVVEKGMMYFMKTTLLRLLKVRDTINDDDSRELILLIDDVIKSFLGSRKMTSMQKKGKKNEKAGNKPCYNTMLQALVQCKNPKWLLHIYNLYLEANLKSSSSVKFQFFTEFKSMVCEDLTTFEQMQTLSVLLKINHTNGLHLSFEANEVQHQFYGGMLDDLVGSNVNFSEHWCSCIVTLMKINQAAVLPRVKEILLKLFRCIVLKDQDVSSSASWVCQVFQTITTVYVEIRKPLELLEIFASVIDEASTDCCNANNLLNMANYFSSSFATECVGKSSDLNVVVMWEFIETRMVLVSNNIVEGADKSSIVVHGSGKKKKKHTSDDAGVKSKIIKTTNGNTDKYYDNDQSLLSINCFASMLSDTLKNINFVNINVQTSLNKKIAEMFKIQQELIEKLLRLLSHTQSRLLVHVIVKLCSLYEQCYTMLMHYSLSALLQLKNPAEYWNVVKLNLQSCPDEWYETHYLWLEWTCYQITRLAWCIEHTSVESELHEHMTSMNESTSILLQVVKDLKTYQLPQCDQDSICVIRNKVDLQLSTLQLLKTHMHVIIKHSNADVIKKIGEILFNSFPQVTSTPGDIHNDKLKQLNDLQINENRDLQVMVVGCVVQDMKQHFQNTVQLKEYVEVLTYVEEYLNGKDCDKDLVSTSLSNLLKTHNDKTSTRKKSSKNVLRPTDLEIMGKLIAILDQLPLQHSPNHMLLSYMLLILCVVARLNTKHSSAEAVGAAALIKSYQQKCITMLDTVVLSLPSKELSILPTSTLIIYITKSMSKTPEAHSSMIGDRLVTTLIKSTCYEKIKLQTLVQKLCRTMQESPNAESLPPHLVPTLLCSSSVILKHKKVFHEVNKFLNPNPTHATTYKWWNPYLNSDAPQLKSKPTKAVFTTQNSVPLDNIASQLQSLMTVISKQALIQKSTNNLPDLLRGCLISSFALDVHLLNEETSAENYFKTCCLFIKESGLDGKVKEFVKNLATESDNKTAMSKMKLLALYTELQGAMFINEVKEVDQPALWKSQLSNLVQIYSSPCVANNEMNNVLLDRVIYLHTFNLPDVSTYQEFLVEKVEKIRQGNLNEVGPLLRFLQFITAYFETKKSEIGNLHSTKGTDANSATSLTSDSCQIKFLRDGFDACVDLVENISTSNIELLPLVIVTFARITALGHKVINQRQLSILFSTLSRIKLMKISKKDVRTDVVYGVQYVVSSILMNHKAAISGLVPLILTTIQHLIQSALD; translated from the exons ATGGCACCTGGAACTCAAGCTATCAGCATTACGCCAA GTTCATTTTTCCTGCTTAATTCAAACAAAGTTGATGTCAAGAAAAAAGTAAAGCtagcaaaatatatatggGTTTCCAGCTTTGTGAATTTACCTCACAAAGAACAATCTTTACTTGGCTGGCTGACATCAAGTATAACTCAACTTAAATGTAACAG TGGCAGTGATGCCAGATGTTTGTGGTCAACACTGGCGGAAGTTTTATCAAGCAAACAATTGGATGCCTGCATTAAAGATGGTTCGTCTAACCTTGTTATTGGACCATCATTCACtaag ACGTTTGTGCGAGCACTTGAACAGCAAgataatattgaaattttatttgacTTGCTTACTGTGGGAATGTGTTTGTTGCGTTTGAAGTTATTCAGCGTGGAAACTTCAAAACTAGAATTATTCTTCGACTATATTTCTGCACTTGTTTCAATTCATAACAG ATTACATgataataaagaacattcTGATGTAAGAAAGaaagttggtttgttattGCAAGATGTCCTCAAGCAATTATTAAATCACTTGTCAAAGGCAACTGTTGTTGAAAAg GGGATGATGTATTTCATGAAAACTACTTTGCTTCGTTTGTTGAAAGTACGTGACACAATAAATGATGATGATTCAAGGGAACTAATTCTTCTCAtagatgatgtcataaagtcTTTCCTTGGCTCAAG AAAGATGACCAGCATgcagaaaaaaggaaaaaagaatGAGAAGGCTGGAAACAAGCCTTGCTACAATACAATGCTTCAAGCATTGGTGCAGtgtaag AATCCCAAATGGTTGCTACATATATACAACTTGTACTTGGAAGCAAACTTAAAATCAAGTTCATCTGTTAAGTTTCAGTTTTTCACTGAATTTAAGTCAATGGTATGTGAGGACCTCACAACATTCGAACAGATGCAAACACTCTCAGTCTTGTTAAag ATTAACCACACAAATGGATTACATCTTTCATTTGAAGCCAACGAGGTTCAACATCAGTTTTATGGAGGAATGTTGGATGATTTGGTTGGGAGCAACGTTAA tttCAGTGAACATTGGTGTTCTTGCATTGTCACTCTTATGAAAATAAACCAAGCAGCAGTGTTGCCACGAGTGAAAgaaattttgttgaaattgttTCGTTGCATTGTGTTGAAAGATCAAGATGTGTCTTCTTCTGCGTCGTGGGTATGCCAagtttttcaaacaattacaacAGTTTATGTTGAAATTCGaaag CCACTGGAATTATTGGAAATATTTGCATCGGTGATTGATGAAGCTAGCACTGATTGTTGTAATgcaaataatttgttaaacatgGCAAACTATTTTTCATCATCGTTTGCAACGGAATGTGTTGGGAAAAGTTCTGATTTGAACGTAGTGGTTATGTGGGAATTCATTGAAACAAGGATGGTGTTGGTTTCCAACAACATTGTTGAG GGTGCAGATAAGTCTTCCATTGTTGTACATGGCAGTGgtaagaagaagaagaagcatACAAGTGATGATGCTGGTGTTAAAAGCAAGATTATCAAAACCACAAACGGCAATACTGATAAATATTATGATAACGATCAATCTCTACtttcaataaattgttttgcaaGCATGCTCAGTGACACCTTAAAGAACATAAACTTTGTAAACATCAATGTACAG ACATCTCTGAACAAGAAAATTGCGGAAATGTTCAAAATTCAACAAGAATTGATTGAAAAATTGTTGAGACTTCTCTCACATACTCAATCTAGACTTCTGGTTCATGTCATAGTTAAGTTGTGTTCATTATATGAACAATGCTACACTATGCTCATGCACTACTCATTATCAG CGTTATTGCAACTAAAGAACCCTGCCGAGTATTGGAATGTAGTGAAATTAAACCTTCAATCTTGTCCCGATGAATGGTACGAGACTCATTACTTATGGTTGGAATGGACATGCTACCAAATAACAAGACTTGCATGGTGTATTGAGCACACATCGGTAGAG TCTGAGTTGCATGAACACATGACTAGTATGAATGAATCCACTTCAATTTTGCTGCAAGTGGtgaaagatttaaaaacatatcaaTTACCTCAATGTGATCAAGACAGTATATGTGTTATACGAAACAAAG ttgATTTACAACTGTCCACACttcaactgttaaaaacacacatgCATGTTATCATCAAGCATTCTAATGCTGATGTTATAAAGAAAATTGGAGAAATCTTATTCAACTCATTTCCGCAG GTAACATCAACTCCTGGTGACATACataatgataaattaaaacaactcaaCGATCTACAAATCAATGAGAACAGAGATCTTCAAGTCATGGTGGTTGGCTGTGTGGTGCAAGACATGAAACAACATTTCCAGA ACACTGTTCAGTTGAAGGAATATGTTGAAGTATTAACTTATGTAGAAGAATATTTGAATGGAAAAGATTGTGATAAAGATCTTGTTTCTACTTCACTGAGtaatttattgaaaacacACAACGATAAAACCTCCACAAGAAAGAAATCAtcgaaaaat GTTTTACGCCCAACCGACTTGGAAATAATGGGAAAATTAATTGCAATTCTTGATCAGCTACCGTTGCAACATTCGCCCAACCACATGTTACTCTCGTACATGCTGCTAATACTTTGTGTTGTTGCGAggttaaacacaaaacactCATCTGCTGAAGCCGTTGGTGCTGCTGCTCTTATTAAATCATATCAACAGAAATGCATTACAATGCTTGATACTGTTGTTT TATCTCTACCAAGCAAAGAACTTTCCATTCTCCCCACTTCAACActtattatatacattacaaagAGCATGAG taaaaccCCTGAGGCACACAGCTCTATGATTGGTGATAGATTAGTAACAACTTTGATCAAATCTACTTGTTATGAGAAGATTAAATTACAGACGTTGGTTCAGAAG TTATGCCGAACCATGCAAGAATCTCCAAATGCTGAATCCCTCCCACCACACCTGGTTCCCACCCTGCTATGCTCATCCTCGGTTATTCTCAAACACAAGAAAGTTTTCCATGAAGTGAATAAGTTTCTCAACCCTAACCCTACCCATGCTACTACATACAAATGGTGGAATCCTTATCTAAACTCAGATGCACCTCAGTTAAAATCTAAACCCACCAAAGCAGTttttacaacacaaaacagCGTGCCTCTGGATAACATTGCTTCTCAACTGCAAAGTTTAATGACAG TAATATCTAAACAAGCCTTGATTCAAAAATCCACCAACAATCTTCCCGACTTGTTACGTGGGTGTCTTATATCAAGTTTTGCTCTTGATGTTCATTTATTGAATGAAGAAACTTCTGctgaaaattatttcaaaacttgCTGTTTGTTTATCAAAGAAAGTGGATTGGATGGAAAAGTGAAAGAGTTCGTAAAAAATCTCGCAACAGAAAG CGATAATAAAACTGCGATGTCAAAAATGAAGTTGCTTGCATTATACACAGAACTGCAGGGTGCCATGTTTATCAATGAG GTTAAAGAAGTTGACCAACCTGCGTTGTGGAAATCTCAATTATCAAATTTAGTTCAAATTTATTCGTCACCTTGTGTTGCAAACAATGAAATGAACAATGTTTTATTGGATCGTGTAATATATTTGCATACTTTCAACCTACCTGATGTTTCTACTTATCAAG AGTTTTTGgttgaaaaagttgaaaagaTAAGACAAGGCAACTTAAATGAAGTTGGACCACTGCTGAGGTTCCTACAGTTTATTACTGCTTattttgaaactaaaaaaagtgAGATTGGAAACCTGCATTCCACTAAAGGAACAGatg CTAATTCTGCCACAAGCCTCACATCAGATTCCTGTCAGATCAAATTTTTACGAGATGGTTTTGATGCTTGCGTTGATTTagttgaaaatatttcaacatcgAACATCGAATTACTACCATTGGTGATTGTTACTTTTGCAAGGATTACAGCCCTTGGTCAT AAAGTTATAAACCAAAGACAACTCTCTATCCTGTTTTCAACATTATCGAGAATcaaattaatgaaaatttcaaaaaaagatGTTAGAACTG ATGTTGTGTATGGAGTTCAATACGTTGTAAGTTCAATACTAATGAATCACAAAGCTGCCATCAGTGGTCTTGTACCTTTAATATTAACTACAATTCAACATCTAATTCAATCGGCTCTGGA ttag
- the LOC100182805 gene encoding probable ATP-dependent RNA helicase ddx6, which produces MANIAHSSHNNNSVLNQGKLGGPRSGPINSKSMSKEKSVHSGQVGEGEDWKANLNRPPVDNRQKTTDVTSTKGVEFEDFCLKRELLMGIFEKGWEKPSPIQEESIPIALSGRDVLARAKNGTGKSGAYLIPMLGRCDLNKDHIQALVLVPTRELALQTSQIAIELSRHMGALNVMVTTGGTNLRDDIMRLENSVHIIVATPGRILDLINKRIAKVDHCNMIVLDEADKLLSQDFKQMMDNIVTQLPVSRQILLFSATFPITVKDFMLKHMKKPYEINLMEELTLKGVSQFYAYVEEKKKVHCLNTLFSKLQINQSIIFCNSTHRVELLAKKITELGYSCFYIHARMKQEYRNRVFHDFRQGMCRNLVCSDLFTRGIDIQAVNVVINFDFPKMPETYLHRIGRSGRYGHLGLAINLITYDDRFSLARIEEELKTDIKPIPPVIDKSLYVAEFSKEENDESGK; this is translated from the coding sequence ATGGCTAACATAGCACATTCAAGCCATAACAATAACTCAGTTTTGAACCAAGGCAAACTTGGTGGCCCCAGAAGTGGCCCAATAAACTCTAAGTCCATGTCAAAGGAAAAGTCGGTGCACTCCGGACAAGTTGGTGAAGGGGAGGATTGGAAAGCAAATCTGAACAGACCTCCGGTCGACAACCGCCAGAAAACCACTGATGTTACCTCAACAAAAGGTGTAGAATTTGAAGACTTCTGTCTGAAGCGTGAACTCTTGATGGGCATATTTGAAAAAGGTTGGGAGAAGCCTTCCCCGATACAAGAAGAAAGCATTCCAATTGCTCTGTCTGGAAGAGATGTGTTGGCAAGAGCAAAAAATGGAACCGGAAAATCTGGCGCGTACCTTATTCCCATGCTGGGTCGCtgtgatttaaataaagatcACATTCAAGCATTGGTTCTTGTTCCTACACGAGAACTTGCCTTGCAAACATCTCAAATTGCCATTGAATTAAGCAGGCACATGGGAGCCCTGAATGTTATGGTGACAACTGGTGGAACGAATCTTCGTGATGACATCATGAGATTAGAAAACAGCGTTCATATTATCGTCGCAACACCAGGCCGTATATTAGATTTGATTAACAAACGCATTGCCAAAGTAGATCATTGCAACATGATTGTACTGGATGAAGCAGACAAACTTCTGTCccaagattttaaacaaatgatgGATAACATTGTCACACAACTCCCTGTAAGCCGACAAATTCTTCTTTTCTCTGCTACCTTCCCCATTACCGTCAAAGATTTTATGCTGAAGCACATGAAGAAACCCTACGAGATAAACCTCATGGAAGAACTCACACTGAAAGGGGTGTCCCAGTTTTACGCCTATGTTGAGGAAAAGAAGAAAGTGCATTGTCTCAACACACTGTTCTCAAAGCTGCAGATCAACCAATCAATTATTTTCTGCAACTCAACACATAGAGTCGAGCTTCTTGCGAAAAAGATAACAGAGCTCGGTTACTCCTGCTTCTACATTCATGCACGAATGAAACAAGAGTACAGAAACCGTGTCTTCCATGATTTTCGGCAGGGCATGTGCCGAAACCTCGTATGCAGCGACTTGTTCACTCGTGGCATCGACATTCAAGCAGTGAACGTCGTCATCAACTTTGACTTTCCAAAAATGCCCGAGACTTACCTGCATCGTATCGGACGCTCGGGAAGATATGGCCATCTTGGTTTGGCCATCAACCTCATCACATACGATGACCGTTTCAGCTTAGCGAGAATTGAGGAAGAACTGAAGACAGATATCAAGCCAATCCCACCTGTGATCGACAAATCACTTTACGTTGCCGAATTTTCCAAGGAAGAGAATGATGAAAGTGGAAAGTAA